In Candidatus Defluviilinea proxima, a single genomic region encodes these proteins:
- a CDS encoding carbohydrate ABC transporter permease produces MNFLKKTKVRNGLNSVFVTVFTTAILALFLMPFLYMALTSLKTQSQIAVLGSPIYPAAIPTVVYNGENTGTYTFKVTKGGMQANQIVDMNKYAGKELEVYTVPFKETGETRELALLIGFQKEAIFIDHKNPSADPILWNEGYYKALKRPWIFSPTWSNYSKVWTQIEFPRLLGNTMFYAFVSAIGAVISAIIVAFGFSRFRFPGRDFLFVVMIATIFLPGAVTIIPTFTFWTQLTRLGLGIGTGTWWPLILPHFFSNAYNVFLLRQFFMTLPRELDEAAMIDGASPLRILWSVIIPQSYPAIVAVSIFHIVFAWNDFFSPLIYLASKPELQPVSVALARYNTNYATYPQYIQAGALMALIIPLFLFVVAQRFFIQGIVITGVDK; encoded by the coding sequence ATGAACTTCCTAAAAAAGACTAAGGTTAGAAACGGACTCAATAGTGTCTTTGTCACAGTTTTTACAACTGCGATATTGGCCCTTTTCCTTATGCCGTTCTTGTATATGGCGTTGACATCTTTAAAAACACAGTCACAGATCGCTGTTTTGGGCTCGCCAATCTACCCTGCGGCAATTCCTACTGTTGTATATAACGGTGAAAACACTGGTACATACACCTTTAAAGTAACAAAAGGTGGGATGCAAGCCAATCAAATTGTTGATATGAATAAGTATGCAGGCAAAGAATTGGAAGTTTATACTGTCCCATTTAAGGAGACTGGTGAAACTCGTGAATTAGCTCTGCTTATTGGGTTTCAGAAAGAAGCGATCTTTATTGATCATAAAAACCCGAGTGCAGACCCAATTCTTTGGAACGAGGGATACTACAAGGCATTGAAGCGTCCATGGATATTTTCTCCCACGTGGTCAAACTACTCTAAGGTATGGACACAGATCGAGTTCCCGCGTCTTTTGGGAAACACGATGTTTTATGCCTTTGTCAGTGCTATTGGCGCTGTAATTTCTGCCATCATTGTAGCGTTCGGTTTTTCGCGCTTCCGTTTCCCTGGGCGTGATTTCCTGTTCGTCGTAATGATCGCCACCATTTTTCTTCCTGGTGCAGTAACCATCATCCCTACTTTTACATTCTGGACTCAGTTAACAAGGCTTGGTTTAGGAATAGGGACGGGTACCTGGTGGCCCTTGATCCTTCCGCACTTCTTCTCCAATGCTTATAACGTTTTCCTGCTCCGCCAGTTCTTTATGACACTTCCGCGTGAGTTGGATGAAGCGGCAATGATTGATGGTGCAAGCCCATTGCGCATTCTTTGGTCGGTGATTATTCCGCAATCCTATCCTGCTATTGTTGCCGTCTCGATTTTCCACATTGTATTTGCGTGGAATGACTTCTTTAGCCCGTTGATTTATCTGGCTTCCAAGCCGGAACTTCAGCCGGTTTCAGTTGCGTTGGCTCGTTACAATACCAATTACGCCACATACCCGCAGTATATTCAGGCGGGAGCTCTTATGGCGCTCATCATTCCGTTGTTCCTTTTTGTCGTGGCTCAACGTTTCTTTATTCAAGGTATTGTTATTACCGGCGTCGATAAGTAA
- a CDS encoding 6-phospho-beta-glucosidase, whose translation MKVTVIGGGSTYTPELVNGFLERMKQFPLTELWLMDVDKERLDIVGGFAQRMVEAKGSPFKVILSTNQREAIKDASYVTTQLRVGHMEARRRDEYLGLRHGLIGQETTGVGGMAKALRTIPVILSIAKDVREVAKPGAMLVNFTNPAGLVTQALSKYAKDVPAVGVCNVPITAKMKIIESLEKATGKKIDPAHAELKTLGLNHLSWHRGFTIEGEDVWPQVIQGYITDLKQAEHPEWEPRTIEVLRMMPNYYLQYFYHTDKKLKAQEAWPPSRAEEVIEIEKDLLREYADPNLNEPPADLMKRGGAYYSTVATQLLNAHYNDLGETHVVNITNNGAVKEWPAEWVLEIPSTVKRSGITPIPAEPLPQSQFGLISAVKAYEILTVEAAVHGDRDAAYQALLAHPIGPKADKIQAVLDDMLETHKEHLPQFWN comes from the coding sequence ATGAAAGTAACAGTCATTGGTGGTGGCTCCACCTATACACCTGAATTGGTGAATGGATTTCTCGAGCGGATGAAGCAATTCCCGTTGACCGAATTATGGTTGATGGACGTTGACAAAGAACGTCTCGATATCGTAGGTGGGTTTGCTCAGCGTATGGTGGAAGCGAAGGGTTCGCCTTTCAAGGTTATCCTGTCCACAAATCAACGTGAGGCGATAAAAGACGCTTCATACGTGACGACGCAACTGCGTGTTGGTCACATGGAAGCTCGTCGCCGCGACGAATATCTCGGCTTGCGACATGGGTTGATCGGACAGGAAACCACAGGCGTGGGCGGTATGGCAAAGGCACTTCGTACCATCCCGGTGATCCTTAGCATTGCAAAGGACGTTAGGGAAGTGGCGAAGCCTGGTGCTATGTTGGTTAACTTTACTAACCCGGCCGGTCTGGTTACACAAGCATTGAGCAAGTATGCAAAAGACGTACCCGCAGTAGGGGTGTGTAATGTACCCATCACGGCAAAGATGAAGATTATCGAAAGCCTTGAAAAGGCCACCGGTAAAAAAATTGACCCTGCTCATGCAGAACTAAAAACGTTGGGACTGAATCACTTATCGTGGCACCGAGGGTTTACGATCGAGGGCGAGGATGTCTGGCCGCAAGTCATTCAGGGCTACATCACTGATCTCAAGCAGGCGGAGCATCCCGAATGGGAACCGCGCACCATCGAAGTTCTGCGAATGATGCCGAACTATTATTTGCAGTATTTCTATCACACCGATAAGAAGTTGAAGGCACAGGAAGCCTGGCCGCCTTCTCGTGCAGAGGAAGTGATCGAGATCGAGAAAGATCTTTTGCGCGAATATGCTGACCCGAACCTCAACGAACCTCCTGCAGATTTGATGAAACGCGGCGGTGCATACTACTCGACAGTTGCTACACAACTGTTGAATGCACATTACAACGACTTGGGTGAAACCCATGTGGTGAACATCACCAACAATGGAGCCGTGAAAGAATGGCCTGCGGAATGGGTGTTGGAAATTCCTTCCACTGTAAAGCGGAGCGGCATTACTCCCATACCGGCCGAGCCATTGCCTCAATCTCAATTTGGCTTGATATCGGCAGTGAAGGCGTATGAGATTCTCACAGTTGAAGCCGCAGTGCATGGAGACCGTGACGCTGCGTATCAGGCATTGCTTGCCCATCCAATCGGCCCGAAAGCGGACAAGATTCAGGCCGTGCTGGACGACATGTTGGAAACACACAAGGAACATTTGCCCCAATTTTGGAATTGA
- a CDS encoding ATPase yields the protein MRYFLGADLGATKTHTLIVDETGSAVGFGESGPGNHETVGYDGMYQAMQSGMELALQTAGLTKADIAGAGFGVAGFDWPSEFEATAQTIDRLELSAPYQFVNDAVPGLVAGSEDGWGVVVVSGTGSNCRGWDRDHKREGRVTGHGVLMGENAGASELMFRCMQLVGYAWSKRGPMTKLADAFIELVGAKDLEDLIRGYTMGDYQIGPSAAPIVFRVAEEGDQVARDLIHWAGTELGEMINGVIRQLDFEELAFDVVMTGSTFNGGARLIDPMRETVLKVAPKVRFVRLSVPPVVGAVVLGFEAGGMQVTSSVRGKIIETISSVRNVSVRQV from the coding sequence ATGCGCTATTTTCTCGGCGCCGATCTCGGCGCAACCAAGACACACACACTCATTGTGGATGAAACAGGCTCCGCAGTTGGCTTCGGCGAAAGCGGACCCGGCAACCACGAGACTGTTGGCTATGATGGTATGTATCAAGCCATGCAGTCTGGTATGGAACTTGCGTTACAAACTGCCGGGTTGACCAAGGCTGATATCGCTGGAGCAGGCTTCGGCGTGGCAGGATTCGACTGGCCGTCCGAATTTGAAGCCACAGCTCAGACAATCGACCGCTTGGAGTTGAGTGCGCCGTATCAATTTGTCAATGATGCAGTGCCCGGATTGGTTGCAGGTTCCGAGGATGGCTGGGGGGTTGTTGTTGTATCGGGGACTGGTTCAAATTGCCGTGGTTGGGACCGCGACCACAAGCGTGAAGGCCGTGTGACTGGGCACGGTGTCTTGATGGGTGAAAATGCTGGCGCATCGGAACTCATGTTTCGCTGTATGCAGTTGGTGGGGTATGCATGGAGCAAGCGCGGCCCGATGACCAAACTTGCAGACGCATTTATTGAGTTGGTCGGTGCAAAAGATCTGGAAGATCTGATCCGTGGTTACACAATGGGTGATTATCAAATTGGCCCGAGCGCGGCACCGATTGTTTTTCGTGTGGCAGAAGAAGGCGATCAAGTAGCACGTGACTTGATCCATTGGGCTGGTACAGAGTTGGGCGAAATGATCAACGGTGTGATACGGCAGTTGGACTTTGAAGAACTTGCCTTTGATGTGGTGATGACGGGAAGTACGTTTAACGGTGGGGCAAGATTAATAGACCCCATGCGTGAGACCGTTCTGAAAGTTGCGCCAAAGGTCAGGTTTGTTCGTTTGAGTGTGCCGCCAGTGGTGGGAGCCGTTGTGCTTGGTTTTGAAGCTGGTGGCATGCAAGTGACAAGTTCTGTGCGCGGAAAAATTATTGAAACCATTTCGTCTGTGAGAAACGTTTCTGTGAGGCAGGTATGA
- a CDS encoding extracellular solute-binding protein, with product MTTIDFSYIVDSEADYANIVQLMSDFKRETGIEVNIKRMEWGDAWQQLITIATKGVGADISHVGSTWVSSLVVMDALRPISKQLVNRIGGEQVFVHSTWSNVFSTEHRDVYGVPLSAYSYVVAYRKDLLAKAGLHSGSAFATPAALEATVQKLDALNAVENTWLMPIAPHPFNDIVHMAASWVWSSGGHFMDNRGGQVLFNSPATLAGLKSYLALLRRGPKLDYLGQNTCMEMLLNGKAAAVITDARAVMVAAQNRAPNIENIGAASLMGIPWTGGGSVVVWRHTHGYPDRLEASFKLVEFLARKQTMLEFARNSSYTMPSRTDALDELFPPDHILRAVMLQLVSTGRSYRPIPLWHRIEYQFGEELQRVANELMQNPKLDLDTTVTRAMTSLSERLNLTLG from the coding sequence ATGACCACGATAGATTTTTCTTATATTGTTGATTCCGAAGCAGATTATGCCAATATTGTTCAACTCATGTCTGATTTCAAACGTGAAACAGGCATTGAGGTGAATATCAAGCGCATGGAGTGGGGAGACGCATGGCAACAACTGATTACCATTGCTACAAAAGGCGTGGGTGCTGATATCTCGCATGTAGGTTCCACGTGGGTCAGCAGTCTGGTGGTCATGGATGCTCTTCGCCCTATTTCCAAACAGCTTGTTAACAGGATCGGTGGTGAGCAGGTCTTTGTTCATTCTACCTGGTCCAATGTCTTCTCGACTGAACACCGCGATGTATATGGCGTACCACTTAGCGCCTACTCCTATGTAGTTGCTTATCGAAAAGATTTGCTTGCCAAAGCTGGCTTACATAGTGGATCAGCCTTTGCTACTCCTGCGGCTCTTGAAGCCACTGTCCAAAAGTTGGATGCGTTGAATGCTGTTGAGAACACATGGCTTATGCCGATCGCTCCACATCCATTCAACGATATCGTTCACATGGCGGCCTCATGGGTATGGAGTTCGGGCGGCCACTTTATGGATAATCGCGGTGGGCAGGTGTTGTTCAATTCACCGGCCACTTTGGCTGGCTTGAAATCGTATCTTGCTCTTCTGCGGCGTGGACCCAAGCTGGACTATCTTGGTCAAAACACTTGTATGGAAATGCTTCTCAATGGAAAAGCCGCGGCAGTTATTACCGACGCGCGGGCTGTCATGGTCGCCGCACAAAACCGTGCGCCGAATATTGAAAATATTGGCGCCGCCAGCCTGATGGGTATTCCCTGGACAGGTGGTGGAAGTGTCGTGGTTTGGCGGCATACGCATGGATACCCAGATCGTCTCGAAGCATCGTTCAAATTGGTTGAATTCCTCGCGCGCAAACAGACCATGTTGGAGTTTGCTCGCAATTCCTCCTATACAATGCCATCACGCACAGATGCCCTCGATGAACTTTTCCCGCCAGATCATATCCTCCGTGCAGTGATGCTTCAACTTGTTTCCACTGGACGTTCGTATCGTCCCATCCCGCTTTGGCATCGCATCGAATATCAATTCGGTGAAGAACTTCAACGTGTTGCCAACGAGCTGATGCAAAACCCAAAACTCGATTTGGATACAACCGTGACGCGAGCGATGACCTCTCTTTCAGAGCGGCTCAATTTGACTCTTGGATAA
- a CDS encoding glycoside hydrolase family 130 protein gives MANNALPNIPWQDRPAGNSEVVWRYDANPVIPRNLIPSSNSIFNSAVVPFKGKFAGVFRADNKKREMNLHRGFSDDGINWKLDNDPINWECDDPEIGRYQYRYDPRVLWLEDRYYVTWCNGYHGPTIGIGYTFDFEKFTFLENALLPFNRNGVLFPRKIKDKYVMFSRPSDNGHTPFGDIYISQSPDMVHWGEHRFVMGTKGGWQSTKIGAGPVPIETKEGWLLFYHGVLTSCNGFVYSFGAALLDLDQPWKVIARGAPYLLSPQTYYECVGDVPNVAFPCASLYDEPTGRIAIYYGGADTVTALAFAKIDEVLDFVKSTSEI, from the coding sequence ATGGCCAATAATGCTCTCCCCAACATTCCCTGGCAGGATCGTCCTGCTGGAAACTCTGAAGTGGTCTGGCGCTACGATGCCAACCCCGTCATTCCACGCAACTTGATTCCATCTTCGAATAGTATTTTCAACAGCGCAGTTGTGCCGTTCAAAGGGAAGTTCGCAGGCGTATTCCGTGCCGACAACAAAAAACGTGAGATGAATTTGCACCGTGGTTTCAGCGACGATGGCATCAACTGGAAATTAGACAACGACCCGATCAACTGGGAATGTGATGACCCCGAGATCGGACGCTATCAGTATCGCTATGACCCACGTGTGCTTTGGCTCGAAGACCGCTATTATGTCACATGGTGCAACGGCTATCATGGTCCCACCATCGGTATCGGTTATACCTTTGACTTCGAGAAGTTCACCTTCCTTGAGAATGCGCTTCTGCCTTTCAATCGTAACGGTGTGTTGTTCCCGCGCAAGATCAAGGATAAGTATGTGATGTTCAGCCGCCCAAGTGACAATGGGCATACTCCATTTGGTGACATCTATATCAGTCAAAGCCCTGATATGGTTCACTGGGGTGAACATCGCTTCGTGATGGGGACCAAAGGTGGTTGGCAAAGCACAAAGATCGGCGCAGGCCCTGTGCCGATTGAGACAAAAGAAGGCTGGTTGTTGTTCTATCACGGCGTGCTGACATCCTGCAACGGCTTCGTCTACAGTTTTGGGGCCGCCTTGCTCGACCTTGACCAACCTTGGAAGGTCATTGCCCGTGGAGCGCCGTACCTCCTCTCGCCGCAAACCTACTATGAATGCGTTGGTGACGTGCCGAATGTTGCCTTCCCATGCGCGTCTTTGTATGACGAACCGACAGGTCGTATCGCCATTTACTACGGTGGCGCAGATACCGTCACTGCCCTCGCTTTTGCAAAGATCGATGAAGTGCTGGACTTTGTAAAATCTACTTCTGAAATTTAA
- a CDS encoding AGE family epimerase/isomerase encodes MPAITKERLEQELTENILPFWAERTPDPVNGGFYGALSNDLKVDNASPRSAILYGRILWTFSLAYKEYKKAEYLATARRAYDYIKTHFWDVQHGGVYWSVDMNGKPLNARKHTYANSFCIYGLAEYYQATGEEEALDLTKQIFELLDAHSHDSVHGGYVEGRGVDWVSATDPRLSEYEPLCDKSMNTLLHAMEAFTNLLRVWDEPRLRTRVNELITVFLDHIIDSKANHQRLFFNNDWSWDKTEHISYGHDIETSWLIVESAEVLGDPVLLKRAKEVAVKIAQAVYDKALRPDGVLFQESEGERSRDIVWWVHAEGMVGFYNAWQLSGDEKFRVAAERIWQVIDQKFIDRQHGDWFKNLDPQGIPYPNLPKAGPWECPYHHSRACFEMIRRLS; translated from the coding sequence ATGCCAGCCATCACCAAAGAACGGCTTGAACAGGAATTGACGGAGAACATCCTCCCATTTTGGGCGGAGCGTACACCTGACCCTGTCAATGGCGGATTCTATGGCGCATTGAGCAATGACCTGAAAGTGGATAACGCATCACCTCGCTCAGCCATTCTCTATGGCCGCATCTTGTGGACGTTCTCGCTGGCGTACAAGGAATACAAGAAAGCAGAATATCTTGCGACTGCTCGCCGTGCATACGATTACATCAAGACGCACTTTTGGGATGTTCAACATGGCGGCGTGTATTGGTCAGTCGATATGAATGGCAAGCCGCTCAATGCTCGCAAACATACCTATGCCAATTCCTTTTGTATTTACGGGTTGGCTGAATACTATCAAGCCACAGGTGAAGAAGAAGCCTTGGATTTGACAAAACAGATTTTTGAGTTGCTTGATGCGCATTCACACGATTCCGTCCATGGTGGTTATGTGGAAGGCCGTGGTGTGGACTGGGTCTCTGCAACCGACCCTCGCTTGAGCGAATATGAACCGCTGTGCGACAAGTCGATGAACACGCTTCTTCACGCAATGGAAGCATTCACAAACCTTTTACGTGTGTGGGATGAGCCTCGCTTGCGGACTCGTGTAAATGAGTTGATCACAGTCTTTCTGGATCACATCATTGATTCGAAGGCAAATCATCAGCGCCTCTTCTTCAACAACGACTGGAGCTGGGATAAGACCGAGCATATCTCTTATGGTCACGATATTGAGACCAGTTGGTTGATCGTGGAATCGGCAGAGGTGTTGGGCGATCCCGTTTTGTTGAAGCGTGCCAAAGAAGTAGCAGTCAAGATTGCACAGGCAGTGTACGATAAGGCACTACGACCCGACGGCGTTTTGTTTCAAGAGTCTGAAGGAGAGCGCAGTCGCGATATTGTTTGGTGGGTGCATGCTGAAGGCATGGTTGGTTTCTACAATGCCTGGCAACTTTCAGGCGATGAAAAATTTCGTGTTGCCGCCGAACGCATCTGGCAGGTGATCGATCAGAAATTTATTGACCGTCAGCACGGTGACTGGTTTAAAAACCTCGACCCACAGGGAATTCCATATCCCAACCTGCCTAAAGCAGGCCCTTGGGAATGTCCTTACCATCACAGCCGTGCCTGTTTCGAAATGATCCGGAGATTATCTTAA
- a CDS encoding cellulase family glycosylhydrolase, with amino-acid sequence MSQPFTLGVNYWPRRKAMFWWSDFDAGEVREEFSVIKEAGLDVVRFFLLWDDFQPDPDSVSKTALQNLTTVCDIANEAGLGVDLTFFTGHMSGPNWSPKWLLGGDSHPYKSYSPRQIVSGGKIVETGYRNMFHDEAALRASRLLLKTVVGQLKDHPAIWMWNLGNEPDLFAQPHSWQEGEAWTKEMVGIIKEIDPKHLVTCGLHSANIHEDNGLRIDKVYAHTDVAVMHSYPMYTLWARGPLDPDFVPFTCALTAALCGKPVLMEEFGGCTALPGQDSYFMEWTETTGRERRQFMASEEDFAEYIRLVLPKLQDSGATGAMLWCYADYIPELWNKPPCLDSQHERFFGLVRPDGSLKPHVKVIQEFAKTKPQVKPIPEYAKLNVNPDEYYDDILWHIGDLYPKYLEGLNNSSLRGGR; translated from the coding sequence ATGTCACAGCCTTTTACCCTTGGTGTTAATTATTGGCCTCGTCGTAAGGCCATGTTTTGGTGGAGCGATTTTGATGCAGGCGAAGTACGAGAAGAATTTAGCGTTATCAAAGAAGCTGGCCTTGATGTCGTCCGCTTTTTCCTGCTTTGGGATGACTTTCAGCCTGATCCTGATTCTGTTTCGAAAACAGCGCTTCAGAATCTCACCACAGTCTGCGACATTGCCAATGAGGCTGGTCTTGGCGTTGACCTGACCTTCTTCACAGGGCACATGAGCGGACCCAATTGGAGTCCGAAGTGGTTGCTCGGTGGAGATAGCCATCCATATAAAAGTTATTCCCCCAGACAAATTGTCAGCGGCGGAAAGATCGTCGAAACAGGATACAGGAATATGTTCCATGATGAAGCGGCATTGAGGGCCTCGAGGCTGTTGTTGAAAACAGTCGTCGGTCAACTCAAGGATCATCCCGCCATCTGGATGTGGAATCTTGGCAATGAACCCGATCTCTTCGCTCAGCCTCATTCATGGCAGGAAGGCGAAGCATGGACGAAGGAGATGGTCGGCATTATCAAGGAGATCGACCCAAAACACCTCGTGACGTGTGGTTTGCACAGTGCTAACATCCACGAAGATAATGGATTGCGTATTGATAAGGTGTATGCCCACACAGACGTGGCAGTGATGCATTCCTACCCGATGTATACGCTTTGGGCGCGCGGTCCGCTTGACCCTGATTTTGTGCCATTCACCTGTGCATTGACGGCGGCCTTGTGTGGCAAGCCTGTGCTCATGGAAGAGTTTGGTGGATGTACGGCTTTGCCCGGGCAAGACTCTTATTTTATGGAATGGACGGAAACTACAGGACGGGAACGCAGGCAGTTTATGGCGAGCGAAGAAGACTTTGCCGAGTATATTCGTTTGGTGTTGCCCAAATTGCAAGATAGTGGCGCAACGGGCGCCATGCTTTGGTGCTATGCGGACTACATCCCTGAGTTATGGAACAAGCCACCGTGTTTGGACTCGCAACATGAGCGTTTCTTCGGCTTGGTGCGTCCCGATGGTTCATTGAAGCCGCATGTGAAAGTCATTCAGGAATTTGCCAAAACCAAACCACAGGTCAAGCCGATACCTGAGTATGCAAAGTTGAATGTCAACCCCGATGAATATTATGATGACATTCTCTGGCATATCGGTGACTTGTATCCGAAATATTTGGAAGGATTAAATAATTCGTCATTGCGAGGAGGGCGCTAG
- a CDS encoding carbohydrate deacetylase — MKRLIINSDDYGRTPEISRGIREVHLRGMLSSTTCMMNIPTTVDDIAIALKETPNLGMGVHLVLTMGKPLSKPEAVPSIIDENGNHLKYNPFFANLPNLNMDDVKTEWRLQIERFVKAAGRKPTHLDSHHHSSYFSPALFRGMLELAKEYDCPIRFPFTEKGMSELENTRDQVPVLIKEFSPRHPDRFISSFYDNGATQDELLRLISEVPDGTTEIMCHPGYVDEAFAKESVYNFQRERELRILTDPTIKQAIQANEIELITFADLTG, encoded by the coding sequence ATGAAAAGACTCATCATCAATTCCGACGACTACGGTCGTACCCCCGAAATCTCGCGCGGCATACGGGAAGTGCATCTGCGCGGTATGCTTTCCTCTACAACCTGCATGATGAACATCCCCACCACAGTGGATGATATTGCCATTGCTCTGAAAGAGACGCCCAACCTCGGGATGGGAGTTCACCTCGTGTTGACAATGGGCAAGCCGCTCTCAAAGCCTGAAGCGGTTCCATCCATCATCGACGAAAATGGCAATCACCTGAAATACAATCCGTTCTTTGCCAACCTCCCCAATCTCAACATGGACGATGTCAAAACCGAGTGGCGTTTACAGATCGAGCGCTTTGTCAAAGCGGCGGGACGCAAACCAACACACTTAGATTCACATCACCACTCGTCCTACTTCTCGCCAGCCTTGTTTCGCGGCATGCTTGAATTGGCAAAGGAATATGATTGCCCGATCCGTTTTCCGTTTACTGAAAAAGGCATGAGCGAATTGGAAAATACAAGAGACCAGGTTCCTGTTTTGATAAAGGAATTTAGTCCGCGTCACCCAGATCGCTTCATTTCCAGTTTTTATGATAACGGTGCAACGCAGGATGAACTTCTTCGCCTTATCAGCGAAGTTCCTGATGGCACCACCGAGATCATGTGCCACCCGGGCTATGTAGACGAAGCCTTTGCAAAAGAATCTGTCTATAACTTCCAACGTGAACGAGAGTTAAGAATCCTGACCGACCCAACAATTAAACAAGCGATCCAGGCGAATGAAATTGAACTGATTACATTCGCAGATTTGACCGGGTAG